A window of the Microbacterium sp. AZCO genome harbors these coding sequences:
- a CDS encoding SDR family oxidoreductase — translation MTQIFPRFAGKTVLVTGAGTGFGAEVAVRAAQEGARVAVHYRSSKAGAEATLQRIREAGSDGILVQGDIGSWAEIKRMADEVWEAFGVLDVLVNNVGDVSSEQMSWRDLTQEALDAVVDVDVKGTLLMTHEFGERMLEQGHGNIINVGSTVIVRGSPRAPQYAAAKYAILGITKSYAKVLAPAVRVNTFAPGFMETERLLQREDWKSGRREVLISQTPMGHIPPPEFVAGTCLWLATDESAHLTGGYLLADGGFNMVGA, via the coding sequence ATGACGCAGATCTTCCCCCGCTTCGCGGGCAAGACGGTGCTCGTCACGGGCGCCGGCACGGGCTTCGGCGCCGAGGTCGCGGTGCGCGCCGCGCAGGAGGGCGCGAGGGTCGCCGTGCACTACCGCTCGTCGAAGGCGGGCGCCGAGGCGACGCTGCAGCGCATCCGCGAGGCGGGCAGCGACGGCATCCTCGTGCAGGGCGATATCGGCTCGTGGGCCGAGATCAAGCGCATGGCCGACGAGGTGTGGGAGGCGTTCGGCGTGCTCGACGTGCTCGTCAACAACGTCGGCGACGTCTCGAGCGAGCAGATGTCGTGGCGCGACCTCACGCAGGAGGCCCTCGACGCGGTCGTCGACGTCGACGTCAAGGGGACGCTCCTCATGACTCACGAGTTCGGCGAGCGGATGCTCGAGCAGGGCCACGGCAACATCATCAACGTCGGCTCGACGGTCATCGTGCGCGGGTCGCCTCGGGCTCCGCAGTACGCCGCGGCGAAGTACGCGATCCTCGGCATCACGAAGTCGTACGCCAAGGTGCTCGCTCCCGCCGTGCGGGTCAACACGTTCGCGCCTGGCTTCATGGAGACCGAGCGGCTGCTGCAGCGCGAGGACTGGAAGTCGGGCCGCCGCGAGGTGCTCATCTCGCAGACGCCGATGGGCCACATCCCGCCACCCGAGTTCGTCGCGGGCACGTGCCTGTGGCTCGCGACCGACGAGTCGGCGCATCTGACCGGCGGCTACCTGCTCGCCGACGGCGGCTTCAACATGGTCGGCGCGTAG
- a CDS encoding fumarylacetoacetate hydrolase family protein, which translates to MRIAALAGRLVLVGPDGTATDAATASDGRFGPDPMSAFADWDAFRAWAADVSDPGVTLDRAELGPPVPRPPQVFAIGVNYREHADEAGYPPNSLPVTFTKFPSSLTGPEATVTLPEGNVDWEVELVVAIGRGGHGIRREEAWQHVAGLTIGQDLSERVAQLEGTRPQFSLAKSHPGFSPTGPWLVTPDEFADPADLAISCALDGETLQDSRTSRMIYDIPELIFRLSAVVTLLPGDLIFTGTPSGIGNARTPKRFIHAGEVLTSEIEGIGSLTTRFA; encoded by the coding sequence GTGAGGATCGCCGCTCTCGCGGGCCGGCTCGTGCTCGTCGGGCCGGACGGAACGGCGACGGATGCCGCGACCGCCTCCGACGGGCGGTTCGGCCCCGATCCCATGTCGGCCTTCGCCGACTGGGACGCGTTCCGGGCGTGGGCGGCCGACGTCTCGGACCCGGGCGTGACCCTCGACCGCGCCGAGCTCGGCCCACCCGTCCCGCGGCCGCCGCAGGTCTTCGCGATCGGCGTGAACTACCGCGAGCACGCCGACGAGGCCGGCTACCCACCCAACAGCCTCCCCGTGACGTTCACGAAGTTCCCCTCGAGCCTCACGGGGCCCGAGGCCACCGTGACGCTCCCCGAGGGCAACGTCGACTGGGAGGTCGAGCTCGTCGTCGCGATCGGCAGGGGCGGCCACGGCATCCGTCGCGAAGAAGCCTGGCAGCACGTCGCGGGCCTCACGATCGGCCAGGACCTCTCGGAGCGGGTCGCGCAGCTCGAGGGCACTCGTCCGCAGTTCAGCCTCGCGAAGTCGCACCCCGGCTTCTCTCCCACCGGTCCGTGGCTCGTCACGCCCGACGAGTTCGCCGACCCCGCTGATCTCGCGATCTCGTGCGCGCTCGACGGCGAGACCCTGCAGGACTCGCGCACGTCGCGCATGATCTACGACATCCCCGAGCTCATCTTCCGGCTGTCGGCGGTCGTGACCCTCCTGCCCGGAGACCTCATCTTCACCGGCACTCCGTCGGGCATCGGGAACGCACGCACGCCGAAGCGGTTCATCCACGCGGGCGAGGTGCTCACCTCCGAGATCGAGGGCATCGGGTCTCTGACGACCCGGTTCGCGTGA
- a CDS encoding fumarylacetoacetate hydrolase family protein → MKLITFDGGRVGRLELEEGTVIELDVPSTREYFERGGDVRETGERLNYADVKLEAPIRPKKFFHTAGNFADHHNELTAVDWSHPVHKGIVFFQNLDAIIGPDDDIVYPEGLTKELDYELELAIVIGKSGKFFGPDEAEDYIAGFTVFNDITARDIQRKEMESGVFSFSKGIDTFCPIGPWIVTKDEIPDMHNLAMQLRVNGEVRQQGSTNQTRIRWPHLVAYHSPQVYSAGDLITTGTISGVAAVQQNPFDFYLQPGDVVEAEIEGVGILRNTVISWEERYGEPAPQRVDW, encoded by the coding sequence ATGAAACTCATCACCTTCGACGGCGGCCGCGTCGGCCGCCTTGAGCTCGAAGAAGGCACCGTCATCGAACTCGACGTGCCCTCGACGCGCGAGTACTTCGAGCGCGGCGGCGACGTTCGCGAGACGGGCGAGCGGCTGAACTACGCCGACGTGAAGCTCGAGGCGCCCATCCGCCCCAAGAAGTTCTTCCACACGGCGGGCAACTTCGCCGACCACCACAACGAGCTCACGGCCGTCGACTGGTCGCACCCCGTGCACAAGGGCATCGTGTTCTTCCAGAACCTCGACGCGATCATCGGCCCCGACGACGACATCGTCTACCCCGAGGGCCTGACGAAGGAGCTCGACTACGAGCTCGAGCTTGCGATCGTGATCGGCAAGTCGGGCAAGTTCTTCGGACCGGACGAGGCTGAGGACTACATCGCCGGCTTCACGGTCTTCAACGACATCACGGCGCGGGACATCCAGCGCAAGGAGATGGAGTCCGGCGTCTTCTCGTTCTCCAAGGGCATCGACACCTTCTGCCCCATCGGGCCGTGGATCGTCACGAAGGACGAGATCCCCGACATGCACAACCTCGCGATGCAGCTGCGTGTCAACGGCGAGGTGCGTCAGCAGGGCAGCACCAACCAGACCCGCATCCGCTGGCCGCACCTCGTGGCCTACCACTCGCCGCAGGTCTACAGCGCCGGCGACCTCATCACGACCGGCACCATCTCGGGCGTCGCGGCCGTGCAGCAGAACCCGTTCGACTTCTACCTCCAGCCCGGCGACGTCGTCGAGGCCGAGATCGAGGGCGTCGGCATCCTGCGCAACACGGTCATCTCTTGGGAGGAGCGCTACGGCGAGCCCGCACCCCAGAGGGTCGACTGGTGA
- a CDS encoding SDR family oxidoreductase codes for MSGTAHAPLEVQANTDWLGLRGARVVVAGAGGIGGACALAYAAAGASVVVVDRDAAALAALASAPGTAAAERFETIAADLSGHGSGERVIAEAVERLGGIDVLLHAVGINDRRPILEFTEDEWERVMRINLFTLFGLAQAAGRRMVEQGHGRVLALSSVSGLLAHHSHGPYAASKGGINQLLRVMAREWAASGVTVNALAPGYIETPLTAGHLSKPGKREELESLVPAGRLGTPDELTGPALFLSSRHAGFITGHIMYIDGGRTLV; via the coding sequence ATGTCCGGCACCGCCCATGCTCCCCTCGAGGTCCAGGCGAACACCGACTGGCTGGGGCTGCGCGGAGCGCGCGTCGTCGTCGCCGGCGCGGGCGGCATCGGAGGCGCGTGTGCGCTCGCCTACGCCGCCGCCGGGGCATCCGTCGTCGTCGTCGACCGGGATGCTGCCGCGCTCGCGGCCCTCGCGTCGGCGCCGGGCACTGCGGCAGCCGAGCGGTTCGAAACGATCGCGGCAGACCTGTCCGGGCACGGATCGGGGGAGCGCGTCATCGCCGAGGCGGTCGAGCGACTCGGCGGCATCGACGTGCTGCTGCACGCCGTCGGCATCAACGACCGCCGCCCGATCCTCGAGTTCACCGAGGACGAGTGGGAGCGCGTCATGCGCATCAACCTCTTCACCCTCTTCGGCCTCGCCCAGGCCGCCGGCCGCCGGATGGTCGAGCAGGGCCACGGGCGAGTGCTGGCGCTCTCGAGCGTCTCGGGCCTGCTCGCCCACCATTCGCATGGGCCGTACGCGGCGTCCAAGGGCGGCATCAACCAGCTGCTCCGCGTGATGGCGCGCGAGTGGGCGGCATCCGGTGTCACCGTCAACGCGCTCGCGCCCGGCTACATCGAGACTCCGCTGACCGCCGGGCACCTGTCGAAGCCCGGCAAGCGGGAGGAGCTCGAGAGCCTCGTTCCCGCGGGCCGGCTCGGCACGCCCGACGAGCTCACGGGCCCCGCACTCTTCCTGTCGTCGCGTCATGCGGGCTTCATCACGGGCCACATCATGTACATCGACGGCGGACGCACACTGGTCTGA
- a CDS encoding alpha/beta hydrolase fold domain-containing protein, translated as MTETHDVALEGGGFDFRVRVYPAAEPNGAMLAWMHGGAFMFGTLEMPEADQVGRRLSEQGITVVSVDYTLAPLDALESLGPPPPDAPVPSPEQLRAEADAAGPRARFPVASLQVVAAFDWAVAHAAEFGADPSRVALGGASAGGNLAAGAAMRLRDRATTVPSILALIYASVHDGILAPNAELQAILDDLPPFLIFTPETREALNSNYLPDPAADEHGYAFAGGHDVVGLPPTLLVTADRDSLRPSAESFAAELALAGVDVRLVRQRGAVHGFLNMVGEPAAEATLALMVEAVRSR; from the coding sequence GATGTCGCCCTCGAGGGCGGCGGCTTCGACTTCCGCGTGCGCGTGTATCCGGCGGCGGAGCCGAACGGGGCGATGCTCGCGTGGATGCACGGCGGAGCGTTCATGTTCGGCACCCTCGAGATGCCCGAGGCCGACCAGGTCGGCCGGCGCCTCAGCGAGCAGGGCATCACGGTCGTCTCCGTGGACTACACGCTCGCCCCGCTGGACGCGCTCGAGTCCCTGGGACCCCCTCCTCCCGACGCGCCGGTGCCGTCGCCGGAGCAGCTGCGCGCCGAGGCCGACGCGGCGGGCCCGCGTGCGCGCTTCCCCGTCGCCTCTCTCCAGGTCGTGGCTGCGTTCGACTGGGCGGTCGCCCACGCCGCGGAGTTCGGCGCCGATCCGAGCCGGGTGGCGCTCGGCGGGGCGAGCGCGGGCGGCAACCTCGCGGCGGGAGCCGCGATGCGTCTGCGCGACCGCGCGACGACGGTGCCCAGCATCCTGGCCCTCATCTACGCGTCGGTGCACGACGGGATCCTCGCCCCCAACGCCGAGCTGCAGGCGATCCTCGACGACCTGCCGCCCTTCCTGATCTTCACGCCCGAGACGCGTGAGGCGCTCAACAGCAACTACCTGCCCGACCCCGCGGCCGACGAGCACGGCTACGCCTTCGCGGGCGGCCACGACGTCGTGGGGCTGCCTCCGACACTCCTCGTCACCGCCGATCGCGACAGCCTGCGACCGAGCGCGGAATCCTTCGCCGCCGAGCTCGCCCTCGCCGGCGTCGACGTGCGTCTCGTGCGGCAGCGGGGCGCCGTGCACGGGTTCCTCAACATGGTCGGCGAGCCCGCGGCCGAGGCGACGCTCGCCCTCATGGTCGAGGCCGTGCGCTCGCGCTGA
- a CDS encoding nucleoside hydrolase — translation MVRSTLPIRPACRVVIDNDWAGDPDGLVALAHHLLSPSNELRAVTSSSLNTVFGPNDGAADRGAEFARELVDLCGVTVAVVAGPDASFTGIRRANSAADAIVAEADRDDPLPLYVVCAGPLTNVADALLARPDLADDVVLVWVGGTTEPGGWEYNRATDEDAAAFVLGTSARVIQYPLESYRRARISVAELEHDLVSTGSVGAWLWRRFIELPLPPGVLVGEVWALGDSLPVLVTALGRSSFEELSTEPGVREVDADDVRLLVGDLLAKLRRHAASA, via the coding sequence ATGGTGCGTTCGACTCTGCCGATCCGGCCCGCGTGCCGGGTCGTCATCGACAACGACTGGGCGGGTGACCCCGACGGACTCGTCGCGCTCGCGCATCACCTCCTGTCGCCCTCGAATGAGTTGCGGGCGGTGACATCGTCGTCGCTCAACACCGTTTTCGGACCGAACGACGGCGCCGCCGATCGCGGCGCCGAGTTCGCGCGCGAGCTCGTGGACCTGTGCGGGGTGACGGTCGCGGTCGTCGCGGGACCGGATGCCTCGTTCACCGGCATCCGGCGCGCCAATTCCGCCGCAGATGCGATCGTCGCGGAAGCCGACCGGGACGACCCGCTGCCGCTCTACGTCGTGTGCGCCGGACCGCTCACCAACGTCGCCGACGCGCTGCTGGCGCGCCCCGACCTCGCCGACGACGTCGTCCTCGTGTGGGTCGGCGGCACGACGGAGCCGGGCGGCTGGGAGTACAACCGGGCGACGGATGAGGATGCCGCCGCCTTCGTGCTCGGCACGTCGGCGCGCGTCATCCAGTACCCCCTCGAGTCGTATCGGCGGGCCCGCATCTCGGTTGCAGAGCTCGAGCACGACCTCGTGAGCACGGGCTCCGTCGGTGCTTGGCTGTGGCGGCGCTTCATCGAGCTGCCGCTCCCGCCCGGGGTCTTAGTCGGTGAGGTCTGGGCGCTCGGCGACAGCCTTCCCGTGCTCGTGACGGCCCTCGGCCGGTCGTCGTTCGAGGAGCTCTCGACCGAACCGGGCGTCCGGGAGGTCGACGCCGACGACGTGCGCCTGCTCGTCGGAGACCTGCTGGCCAAGCTCCGCCGCCACGCTGCATCCGCCTGA